A window of the Neofelis nebulosa isolate mNeoNeb1 chromosome 13, mNeoNeb1.pri, whole genome shotgun sequence genome harbors these coding sequences:
- the ZSWIM8 gene encoding zinc finger SWIM domain-containing protein 8 isoform X1: protein MELMFAEWEDGERFSFEDSDRFEEDSLCSFISEAESLCQNWRGWRKQSAGPNSPTGGGGGGGSGGTRMRDGLVIPLVELSAKQVAFHIPFEVVEKVYPPVPEQLQLRIAFWSFPENEEDIRLYSCLANGSADEFQRGDQLFRMRAVKDPLQIGFHLSATVVPPQMVPPKGAYNVAVMFDRCRVTSCSCTCGAGAKWCTHVVALCLFRIHNASAVCLRAPVSESLSRLQRDQLQKFAQYLISELPQQILPTAQRLLDELLSSQSTAINTVCGAPDPTAGPSASDQSTWYLDESTLTDNIKKTLHKFCGPSPVVFSDVNSMYLSSTEPPAAAEWACLLRPLRGREPEGVWNLLSIVREMFKRRDSNAAPLLEILTDQCLTYEQITGWWYSVRTSASHSSASGHTGRSNGQSEVAAHACASMCDEMVTLWRLAVLDPALSPQRRRELCAQLRQWQLKVIENVKRGQHKKTLERLFPGFRPAVEACYFNWEEAYPLPGVTYSGTDRKLALCWARALPPRPGASRSGGLEESRERPRSLPSEPAVRPKEPGAKRKGLGEGVPSSQRGPRRLSAEGGDKSLHKMGPGGGKAKALGGAGSGGKGSAGGGSKRRLSSEDSSLEPDLAEMSLDDSSLALGAEASTFGGFPESPPPCPPPGSSRGPSTFLPEPPDTYEEDGGVYFSEGPEPPTASAGPHGLLPGEVCTRDDLPSTDESGNGLPKTKEAATAVGEEDDDYQAYYLNAQDGAGGEEEKAEGGAGEEHDLFAGLKPLEQESRMEILFACAEALHAHGYSSEASRLTVELAQDLLANPPDLKVEPPPAKGKKNKVSTSRQTWVATNTLTKAAFLLTVLSERPEHHNLAFRVGMFALELQRPPASTKALEVKLAYQESEVAALLKKIPLGPSEMSTMRCRAEELREGTLCDYRPVLPLMLASFIFDVLCAPVVSPTGSRPPSRNWNNEMPGDEELGFEAAVAALGMKTTVSEAEHPLLCEGTRREKGDLALALMITYKDDQAKLKKILDKLLDRESQTHKPQTLSSFYSSSRPATASQRSPSKHGGPSAPGALQPLTSGSAGPPQPGNVAGAGPGPTEGFTEKNVPESSPHSPCEGLPSEAALTPRAEGKVPSRLALGSRGGYNGRGWGSPGRPKKKHTGMASIDSSAPETTSDSSPTLSRRPLRGGWAPTSWGRGQDSDSISSSSSDSLGSSSSSGSRRASASGGARAKTVEVGRYKGRRPESHAPHVPNQPSEAAAHFYFELAKTVLIKAGGNSSTSIFTHPSSSGGHQGPHRNLHLCAFEIGLYALGLHNFVSPNWLSRTYSSHVSWITGQAMEIGSAALTILVECWDGHLTPPEVASLADRASRARDSNMVRAAAELALSCLPHAHALNPNEIQRALVQCKEQDNLMLEKACMAVEEAAKGGGVYPEVLFEVAHQWFWLYEQTAGGSSTAREGATSCSASGIRAAGEAGRGLPEGRGGPGTEPVTVAAAAVTAAATVVPVISVGSSLYPGPGLGHGHSPGLHPYTALQPHLPCSPQYLTHPAHPAHPMPHMPRPAVFPVPSSAYPQGVHPAFLGAQYPYSVTPPSLAATAVSFPVPSMAPITVHPYHTEPGLPLPTSVACELWGQGTVSSVHPASTFPAIQGASLPALTTQPSPLVSGGFPPPEEETHSQPVNPHSLHHLHAAYRVGMLALEMLGRRAHNDHPNNFSRSPPYTDDVKWLLGLAAKLGDRHGDAAAAEPCSCPQPPACPGLPPTGAALPAGIHAVHSPPFDSPDPCRLRRLCECDPQCPQRLLSDTHGHDAVQRHPAEPQAQQTDQGAVAAGLTRDDHLLPMSLAPLGSYTGIQACGYGGPSHRGSESWLDRSSPLSSLVAQTGSCSWAVAWGQDVSNPRSLGLGETALSGRGHWVASGIYLAFINI, encoded by the exons ATGGACTTGTGATCCCATTGGTGGAGCTCTCAGCAAAGCAGGTGGCATTTCATATCCCATTTGAAGTGGTGGAGAAAGTTTATCCCCCAGTGCCTGAGCAGCTACAGCTCCGAATTGCTTTTTGGAGCTTCCCTGAGAATGAAGAGGATATCCG GCTGTATTCGTGCCTGGCCAATGGCAGTGCTGATGAGTTCCAGAGAGGGGACCAGCTGTTCCGCATGAGGGCTGTGAAAGACCCACTGCAGATAG GGTTCCACCTGAGTGCTACAGTGGTGCCACCTCAGATGGTCCCCCCCAAAGGGGCCTACAACGTGGCTGTGATGTTTGACCGCTGCCGGGTCACTTCCTGCAGCTGCACCTGTGGGGCTGGGGCCAAATGGTGCACTCACGTCgtggcactctgtctcttccgCATCCACAAC GCTTCTGCAGTCTGCTTGCGTGCCCCAGTCTCAGAGTCCCTGTCTCGGCTGCAGAGGGACCAGCTGCAGAAGTTTGCTCAGTACCTCATCAGTGAGCTCCCTCAGCAG ATCCTCCCCACGGCCCAGCGTCTTCTGGATGAACTCCTCTCTTCCCAGTCAACAGCCATCAATACAGTGTGTGGAGCCCCGG ACCCCACAGCAGGGCCCTCTGCCTCTGACCAGAGTACATGGTATTTGGATGAGTCAACACTCACTGATAACATCAAGAAGACACTACACAAGTTCTGTGGACCTTCGCCTGTGGTCTTCAG TGATGTGAATTCCATGTATCTGTCTTCCACGGAGCCTCCAGCTGCTGCTGAATGGGCATGTCTGCTGCGCCCTCTGAGGGGCCGCGAGCCAGAGGGTGTCTGGAACCTACTTAGCATTGTGCGGGAGATGTTCAAACGGAGAGACAGCAATGCTGCCCCTTTGTTGGAAATCCTCACTGACCAGTGCCTCACCTATGAACAG ATAACAGGTTGGTGGTACAGCGTGCGCACCTCAGCCTCACACAGCAGCGCCAGCGGACACACGGGCCGTAGCAATGGGCAGTCAGAGGTAGCGGCCCATGCATGTGCCAGCATGTGTGATGAGATGGTCACACTGTGGAGGCTAGCTGTTTTGGACCCTGCACTCAGCCCCCAGCG cCGCCGGGAATTGTGTGCCCAGCTACGCCAGTGGCAACTGAAGGTGATTGAGAATGTGAAGCGGGGACAGCACAAAAAGACCCTGGAGCGGCTCTTCCCTGGCTTCCGGCCAGCGGTGGAGGCCTGCTACTTCAACTGGGAAGAGGCCTATCCACTCCCTGGTGTTACCTACAGTGGCACCGACCGGAAGTTGGCACTGTGCTGGGCCCGAGCCCTGCCCCCTCGGCCAGGTGCCTCCCGATCTGGGGGCCTGGAGGAATCCCGGGAGCGGCCCCGATCTCTTCCTTCTGAGCCAGCTGTGCGGCCCAAGGAGCCTGGGGCCAAGCGCAAGGGATTGGGTGAGGGGGTCCCCTCATCGCAGCGGGGTCCCCGCCGCCTCTCTGCTGAGGGGGGAGATAAGTCTCTGCATAAGATGGGTCCAGGTGGGGGCAAAGCCAAGGCACTGGGTGGGGCTGGCAGTGGGGGCAAGGGATCAGCAGGCGGTGGGAGCAAGCGACGGCTGAGCAGCGAAGACAGCTCCCTGGAGCCAGATCTGGCTGAGATGAGCCTGGATGACAGCAGCCTGGCCCTCGGTGCAGAGGCCAGCACCTTTGGTGGATTCCCTGAGAGCCCgccaccctgccctcctcctggTAGCTCCCGTGGtccttccaccttccttcctgaACCCCCAGATACTTATGAAGAAGATGGTGGTGTGTACTTCTCAGAAGGGCCTGAGCCTCCCACAGCCTCTGCTGGCCCCCATGGCCTACTGCCTGGGGAGGTCTGTACCCGGGATGACCTCCCTTCCACAGATGAGAGTGGCAATGGGCTCCCCAAAACCAAAGAGGCAGCCACTGCAGTTGGAGAGGAGGATGATGACTACCAGGCATATTATCTGAATGCCCAGGATGGGGCTGGAGGCGAGGAAGAGAAGGCTGAgggcggggctggggaggagcaCGACCTGTTTGCTGGGCTGAAGCCACTGGAACAGGAGAGCCGCATGGAG ATATTGTTTGCCTGTGCTGAGGCCCTGCATGCGCACGGCTACAGCAGTGAGGCCTCCCGCCTCACTGTGGAGCTTGCCCAGGACCTGCTAGCCAACCCACCTGACCTCAAGGTAGAGCCGCCCCCTGCCAAG GGCAAGAAGAACAAGGTATCTACGAGCCGTCAGACCTGGGTGGCTACCAACACCCTGACGAAGGCAGCCTTCCTGTTGACAGTGCTAAGTGAACGCCCAGAGCACCACAACCTGGCCTTCCGAGTTGGCATGTTTGCCTTGGAGCTACAGCGGCCCCCAGCTTCTACCAAGGCCTTGGAG GTGAAGCTGGCATACCAGGAGTCTGAGGTGGCTGCCCTGCTCAAGAAGATTCCTCTGGGTCCAAGTGAGATGAGTACCATGCGGTGCCGGGCAGAGGAGCTTCGGGAGGGGACGCTCTGTGACTATCGGCCCGTTTTGCCTCTCATGCTGGCCAGTTTCATCTTTGACGTTCTCTGTGCTCCAG TGGTTTCTCCTACGGGTTCCCGGCCACCAAGTCGTAACTGGAACAACGAGATGCCTGGGGAtgaggagctgggatttgaagcaGCAGTTGCTGCCTTAG GTATGAAGACAACAGTGAGCGAGGCAGAGCATCCCCTCCTGTGTGAAGGCACACGTCGGGAGAAGGGTGACCTGGCACTGGCACTAATGATCACTTACAAGGATGATCAAGCCAAGCTCAAAAAG aTCTTAGACAAACTCTTGGACCGAGAGAGCCAGACGCATAAGCCCCAGACACTGAGTTCATTCTACTCATCCAGCCGCCCAGCCACAGCCAGCCAGAGGTCTCCTTCAAAGCATGGGGGCCCATCTGCCCCTGGGGCCCTGCAACCCCTGACCTCGGGCTCTGCAGGGCCTCCTCAGCCAGGGAATGTggcaggggctgggccaggccccaCTGAGGGCTTCACAGAGAAGAATGTGCCTG AAAGTTCCCCACATTCTCCCTGTGAGGGCCTCCCATCTGAGGCAGCTTTGACCCCAAGGGCGGAAGGGAAGGTTCCCAGCCGCCTGGCACTTGGCAGTCGTGGAGGCTACAATGGACGGGGTTGGGGCTCCCCAGGGCGGCCTAAGAAGAAACACACAG GCATGGCCAGCATTGACAGCAGTGCCCCTGAAACAACATCGGATAGTTCTCCCACCTTAAGCCGGAGGCCACTTCGAGGGGGCTGGGCCCCCACCTCCTGGGGCCGAGGACAGGACAGTGACAGCATTAGCAGCTCTTCCTCGGACTCTCTGGGCTCCTCATCCTCCAGTGGAAGTCGCCGGGCCAGTGCCAGTGGAGGGGCCCGGGCAAAGACCGTTGAAGTTGGCAG GTACAAGGGCCGCCGTCCCGAGAGTCATGCCCCTCATGTACCCAATCAGCCATCAGAGGCAGCTGCACACTTCTACTTCGAACTGGCGAAGACGGTGCTGATCAAGGCAGGGGGCAACAGCAGCACTTCCATTTTCACACATCCATCTTCCTCAGGGGGCCATCAGGGTCCTCACCGCAACCTGCACCTTTGCGCCTTCGAGATTGGGCTTTATGCCCTTGGCCTGCACAACTTTGTTTCTCCCAACTGGCTCTCACGTACTTATTCTTCGCACGTTTCCTGGATTACAG GTCAGGCAATGGAGATTGGTAGTGCAGCCCTGACTATACTGGTAGAATGCTGGGATGGACACCTGACGCCCCCTGAAGTTGCATCCCTGGCTGACAGGGCATCACGGGCACGAGACTCCAATATGGTGAGGGCAGCAGCGGAGTTAGCCCTAAGCTGCCTGCCTCATGCCCATGCATTGAACCCCAATGAGATCCAGCGGGCCCTGGTGCAGTGCAAGGAGCAG GATAACCTGATGTTGGAGAAGGCCTGCATGGCAGTGGAAGAAGCCGCTAAGGGTGGGGGTGTATACCCTGAAGTGTTGTTTGAGGTTGCTCACCAGTGGTTCTGGCTATATGAGCAAACAGCAGGTGGCTCATCCACAGCCCGTGAAGGGGCTACAAGCTGTAGTGCCAGTGGGATCAGGGCAGCTGGGGAGGCTGGGCGGGGGCTGCCTGAGGGCAGGGGGGGCCCAGGCACTGAGCCGGTTacagtggcagcagcagcagtgacAGCAGCAGCCACAGTGGTGCCAGTCATCTCAGTGGGGTCCAGTTTATATCCAGGTCCAGGACTGGGGCATGGTCATTCCCCTGGCCTGCACCCCTACACTGCTCTACAGCCCCACCTGCCCTGCAGCCCTCAATACCTCACCCACCCAGCTCACCCTGCCCACCCAATGCCTCATATGCCCCGGCCTGCTGTCTTCCCTGTGCCCAGCTCTGCATACCCACAG GGTGTGCATCCTGCCTTCTTGGGGGCTCAGTACCCTTACTCAGTGACTCCCCCCTCACTTGCTGCCACTGCTGTGTCTTTCCCCGTCCCTTCCATGGCACCCATCACAGTACATCCCTACCACACAGAGCCAGGGCTCCCACTGCCCACCAGTGTGGCCTGTGAGTTGTGGGGACAGGGAACAG TGAGCAGTGTCCATCCAGCATCCACGTTTCCAGCCATCCAGGGTGCCTCGTTGCCTGCTCTGACTACACAGCCCAGTCCTCTGGTGAGCGGAGGGTTTCCACCACCCGAGGAGGAGACCCACAGTCAGCCTGTCAACCCACACAGCCTACACCACCTGCACGCTGCCTACCGTGTTG GAATGCTGGCACTGGAGATGCTGGGTCGCCGGGCACACAATGATCACCCCAACAACTTCTCCCGCTCCCCCCCCTACACTGATGATGTCAAATGGTTGCTGGGGCTGGCAGCAAAGCTGG GAGATCGTCATGGAGACGCTGCAGCGGCTGAGCCCTGCTCATGCCCACAACCACCTGCGTGCCCCGGCCTTCCACCAACTGGTGCAGCGCTGCCAGCAGGCATACATGCAG TACATTCACCACCGTTTGATTCACCTGACCCCTGCCGACTACGACGACTTTGTGAATGCGATCCGCAGTGCCCGCAGCGCCTTCTGTCTGACACCCATGGGCATGATGCAGTTCAACGACATCCTGCAGAACCTCAAGCGCAGCAAACAGACCAAGGAGCTGTGGCAGCGGGTCTCACTCGAGATGACCACCTTCTCCCCATGAGTCTGGCCCCTCTAGGGTCCTATACAGGGATACAGGCCTGTGGCTATGGGGGCCCCTCACACAGAGGGAGTGAATCTTGGCTGGACAGATCATCCCCACTCAGTTCTCTGGTAGCCCAGACTGGCAGCTGCTCTTGGGCTGTAGCTTGGGGCCAAGATGTCTCAAACCCTAGAAGCCTAGGGTTGGGGGAGACAGCCCTATCTGGGAGGGGGCATTGGGTGGCTTCTGGTATTTATTtggcatttataaatatataa
- the ZSWIM8 gene encoding zinc finger SWIM domain-containing protein 8 isoform X2 — MELMFAEWEDGERFSFEDSDRFEEDSLCSFISEAESLCQNWRGWRKQSAGPNSPTGGGGGGGSGGTRMRDGLVIPLVELSAKQVAFHIPFEVVEKVYPPVPEQLQLRIAFWSFPENEEDIRLYSCLANGSADEFQRGDQLFRMRAVKDPLQIGFHLSATVVPPQMVPPKGAYNVAVMFDRCRVTSCSCTCGAGAKWCTHVVALCLFRIHNASAVCLRAPVSESLSRLQRDQLQKFAQYLISELPQQILPTAQRLLDELLSSQSTAINTVCGAPDPTAGPSASDQSTWYLDESTLTDNIKKTLHKFCGPSPVVFSDVNSMYLSSTEPPAAAEWACLLRPLRGREPEGVWNLLSIVREMFKRRDSNAAPLLEILTDQCLTYEQITGWWYSVRTSASHSSASGHTGRSNGQSEVAAHACASMCDEMVTLWRLAVLDPALSPQRRRELCAQLRQWQLKVIENVKRGQHKKTLERLFPGFRPAVEACYFNWEEAYPLPGVTYSGTDRKLALCWARALPPRPGASRSGGLEESRERPRSLPSEPAVRPKEPGAKRKGLGEGVPSSQRGPRRLSAEGGDKSLHKMGPGGGKAKALGGAGSGGKGSAGGGSKRRLSSEDSSLEPDLAEMSLDDSSLALGAEASTFGGFPESPPPCPPPGSSRGPSTFLPEPPDTYEEDGGVYFSEGPEPPTASAGPHGLLPGEVCTRDDLPSTDESGNGLPKTKEAATAVGEEDDDYQAYYLNAQDGAGGEEEKAEGGAGEEHDLFAGLKPLEQESRMEILFACAEALHAHGYSSEASRLTVELAQDLLANPPDLKVEPPPAKGKKNKVSTSRQTWVATNTLTKAAFLLTVLSERPEHHNLAFRVGMFALELQRPPASTKALEVKLAYQESEVAALLKKIPLGPSEMSTMRCRAEELREGTLCDYRPVLPLMLASFIFDVLCAPVVSPTGSRPPSRNWNNEMPGDEELGFEAAVAALGMKTTVSEAEHPLLCEGTRREKGDLALALMITYKDDQAKLKKILDKLLDRESQTHKPQTLSSFYSSSRPATASQRSPSKHGGPSAPGALQPLTSGSAGPPQPGNVAGAGPGPTEGFTEKNVPESSPHSPCEGLPSEAALTPRAEGKVPSRLALGSRGGYNGRGWGSPGRPKKKHTGMASIDSSAPETTSDSSPTLSRRPLRGGWAPTSWGRGQDSDSISSSSSDSLGSSSSSGSRRASASGGARAKTVEVGRYKGRRPESHAPHVPNQPSEAAAHFYFELAKTVLIKAGGNSSTSIFTHPSSSGGHQGPHRNLHLCAFEIGLYALGLHNFVSPNWLSRTYSSHVSWITGQAMEIGSAALTILVECWDGHLTPPEVASLADRASRARDSNMVRAAAELALSCLPHAHALNPNEIQRALVQCKEQDNLMLEKACMAVEEAAKGGGVYPEVLFEVAHQWFWLYEQTAGGSSTAREGATSCSASGIRAAGEAGRGLPEGRGGPGTEPVTVAAAAVTAAATVVPVISVGSSLYPGPGLGHGHSPGLHPYTALQPHLPCSPQYLTHPAHPAHPMPHMPRPAVFPVPSSAYPQGVHPAFLGAQYPYSVTPPSLAATAVSFPVPSMAPITVHPYHTEPGLPLPTSVALSSVHPASTFPAIQGASLPALTTQPSPLVSGGFPPPEEETHSQPVNPHSLHHLHAAYRVGMLALEMLGRRAHNDHPNNFSRSPPYTDDVKWLLGLAAKLGDRHGDAAAAEPCSCPQPPACPGLPPTGAALPAGIHAVHSPPFDSPDPCRLRRLCECDPQCPQRLLSDTHGHDAVQRHPAEPQAQQTDQGAVAAGLTRDDHLLPMSLAPLGSYTGIQACGYGGPSHRGSESWLDRSSPLSSLVAQTGSCSWAVAWGQDVSNPRSLGLGETALSGRGHWVASGIYLAFINI, encoded by the exons ATGGACTTGTGATCCCATTGGTGGAGCTCTCAGCAAAGCAGGTGGCATTTCATATCCCATTTGAAGTGGTGGAGAAAGTTTATCCCCCAGTGCCTGAGCAGCTACAGCTCCGAATTGCTTTTTGGAGCTTCCCTGAGAATGAAGAGGATATCCG GCTGTATTCGTGCCTGGCCAATGGCAGTGCTGATGAGTTCCAGAGAGGGGACCAGCTGTTCCGCATGAGGGCTGTGAAAGACCCACTGCAGATAG GGTTCCACCTGAGTGCTACAGTGGTGCCACCTCAGATGGTCCCCCCCAAAGGGGCCTACAACGTGGCTGTGATGTTTGACCGCTGCCGGGTCACTTCCTGCAGCTGCACCTGTGGGGCTGGGGCCAAATGGTGCACTCACGTCgtggcactctgtctcttccgCATCCACAAC GCTTCTGCAGTCTGCTTGCGTGCCCCAGTCTCAGAGTCCCTGTCTCGGCTGCAGAGGGACCAGCTGCAGAAGTTTGCTCAGTACCTCATCAGTGAGCTCCCTCAGCAG ATCCTCCCCACGGCCCAGCGTCTTCTGGATGAACTCCTCTCTTCCCAGTCAACAGCCATCAATACAGTGTGTGGAGCCCCGG ACCCCACAGCAGGGCCCTCTGCCTCTGACCAGAGTACATGGTATTTGGATGAGTCAACACTCACTGATAACATCAAGAAGACACTACACAAGTTCTGTGGACCTTCGCCTGTGGTCTTCAG TGATGTGAATTCCATGTATCTGTCTTCCACGGAGCCTCCAGCTGCTGCTGAATGGGCATGTCTGCTGCGCCCTCTGAGGGGCCGCGAGCCAGAGGGTGTCTGGAACCTACTTAGCATTGTGCGGGAGATGTTCAAACGGAGAGACAGCAATGCTGCCCCTTTGTTGGAAATCCTCACTGACCAGTGCCTCACCTATGAACAG ATAACAGGTTGGTGGTACAGCGTGCGCACCTCAGCCTCACACAGCAGCGCCAGCGGACACACGGGCCGTAGCAATGGGCAGTCAGAGGTAGCGGCCCATGCATGTGCCAGCATGTGTGATGAGATGGTCACACTGTGGAGGCTAGCTGTTTTGGACCCTGCACTCAGCCCCCAGCG cCGCCGGGAATTGTGTGCCCAGCTACGCCAGTGGCAACTGAAGGTGATTGAGAATGTGAAGCGGGGACAGCACAAAAAGACCCTGGAGCGGCTCTTCCCTGGCTTCCGGCCAGCGGTGGAGGCCTGCTACTTCAACTGGGAAGAGGCCTATCCACTCCCTGGTGTTACCTACAGTGGCACCGACCGGAAGTTGGCACTGTGCTGGGCCCGAGCCCTGCCCCCTCGGCCAGGTGCCTCCCGATCTGGGGGCCTGGAGGAATCCCGGGAGCGGCCCCGATCTCTTCCTTCTGAGCCAGCTGTGCGGCCCAAGGAGCCTGGGGCCAAGCGCAAGGGATTGGGTGAGGGGGTCCCCTCATCGCAGCGGGGTCCCCGCCGCCTCTCTGCTGAGGGGGGAGATAAGTCTCTGCATAAGATGGGTCCAGGTGGGGGCAAAGCCAAGGCACTGGGTGGGGCTGGCAGTGGGGGCAAGGGATCAGCAGGCGGTGGGAGCAAGCGACGGCTGAGCAGCGAAGACAGCTCCCTGGAGCCAGATCTGGCTGAGATGAGCCTGGATGACAGCAGCCTGGCCCTCGGTGCAGAGGCCAGCACCTTTGGTGGATTCCCTGAGAGCCCgccaccctgccctcctcctggTAGCTCCCGTGGtccttccaccttccttcctgaACCCCCAGATACTTATGAAGAAGATGGTGGTGTGTACTTCTCAGAAGGGCCTGAGCCTCCCACAGCCTCTGCTGGCCCCCATGGCCTACTGCCTGGGGAGGTCTGTACCCGGGATGACCTCCCTTCCACAGATGAGAGTGGCAATGGGCTCCCCAAAACCAAAGAGGCAGCCACTGCAGTTGGAGAGGAGGATGATGACTACCAGGCATATTATCTGAATGCCCAGGATGGGGCTGGAGGCGAGGAAGAGAAGGCTGAgggcggggctggggaggagcaCGACCTGTTTGCTGGGCTGAAGCCACTGGAACAGGAGAGCCGCATGGAG ATATTGTTTGCCTGTGCTGAGGCCCTGCATGCGCACGGCTACAGCAGTGAGGCCTCCCGCCTCACTGTGGAGCTTGCCCAGGACCTGCTAGCCAACCCACCTGACCTCAAGGTAGAGCCGCCCCCTGCCAAG GGCAAGAAGAACAAGGTATCTACGAGCCGTCAGACCTGGGTGGCTACCAACACCCTGACGAAGGCAGCCTTCCTGTTGACAGTGCTAAGTGAACGCCCAGAGCACCACAACCTGGCCTTCCGAGTTGGCATGTTTGCCTTGGAGCTACAGCGGCCCCCAGCTTCTACCAAGGCCTTGGAG GTGAAGCTGGCATACCAGGAGTCTGAGGTGGCTGCCCTGCTCAAGAAGATTCCTCTGGGTCCAAGTGAGATGAGTACCATGCGGTGCCGGGCAGAGGAGCTTCGGGAGGGGACGCTCTGTGACTATCGGCCCGTTTTGCCTCTCATGCTGGCCAGTTTCATCTTTGACGTTCTCTGTGCTCCAG TGGTTTCTCCTACGGGTTCCCGGCCACCAAGTCGTAACTGGAACAACGAGATGCCTGGGGAtgaggagctgggatttgaagcaGCAGTTGCTGCCTTAG GTATGAAGACAACAGTGAGCGAGGCAGAGCATCCCCTCCTGTGTGAAGGCACACGTCGGGAGAAGGGTGACCTGGCACTGGCACTAATGATCACTTACAAGGATGATCAAGCCAAGCTCAAAAAG aTCTTAGACAAACTCTTGGACCGAGAGAGCCAGACGCATAAGCCCCAGACACTGAGTTCATTCTACTCATCCAGCCGCCCAGCCACAGCCAGCCAGAGGTCTCCTTCAAAGCATGGGGGCCCATCTGCCCCTGGGGCCCTGCAACCCCTGACCTCGGGCTCTGCAGGGCCTCCTCAGCCAGGGAATGTggcaggggctgggccaggccccaCTGAGGGCTTCACAGAGAAGAATGTGCCTG AAAGTTCCCCACATTCTCCCTGTGAGGGCCTCCCATCTGAGGCAGCTTTGACCCCAAGGGCGGAAGGGAAGGTTCCCAGCCGCCTGGCACTTGGCAGTCGTGGAGGCTACAATGGACGGGGTTGGGGCTCCCCAGGGCGGCCTAAGAAGAAACACACAG GCATGGCCAGCATTGACAGCAGTGCCCCTGAAACAACATCGGATAGTTCTCCCACCTTAAGCCGGAGGCCACTTCGAGGGGGCTGGGCCCCCACCTCCTGGGGCCGAGGACAGGACAGTGACAGCATTAGCAGCTCTTCCTCGGACTCTCTGGGCTCCTCATCCTCCAGTGGAAGTCGCCGGGCCAGTGCCAGTGGAGGGGCCCGGGCAAAGACCGTTGAAGTTGGCAG GTACAAGGGCCGCCGTCCCGAGAGTCATGCCCCTCATGTACCCAATCAGCCATCAGAGGCAGCTGCACACTTCTACTTCGAACTGGCGAAGACGGTGCTGATCAAGGCAGGGGGCAACAGCAGCACTTCCATTTTCACACATCCATCTTCCTCAGGGGGCCATCAGGGTCCTCACCGCAACCTGCACCTTTGCGCCTTCGAGATTGGGCTTTATGCCCTTGGCCTGCACAACTTTGTTTCTCCCAACTGGCTCTCACGTACTTATTCTTCGCACGTTTCCTGGATTACAG GTCAGGCAATGGAGATTGGTAGTGCAGCCCTGACTATACTGGTAGAATGCTGGGATGGACACCTGACGCCCCCTGAAGTTGCATCCCTGGCTGACAGGGCATCACGGGCACGAGACTCCAATATGGTGAGGGCAGCAGCGGAGTTAGCCCTAAGCTGCCTGCCTCATGCCCATGCATTGAACCCCAATGAGATCCAGCGGGCCCTGGTGCAGTGCAAGGAGCAG GATAACCTGATGTTGGAGAAGGCCTGCATGGCAGTGGAAGAAGCCGCTAAGGGTGGGGGTGTATACCCTGAAGTGTTGTTTGAGGTTGCTCACCAGTGGTTCTGGCTATATGAGCAAACAGCAGGTGGCTCATCCACAGCCCGTGAAGGGGCTACAAGCTGTAGTGCCAGTGGGATCAGGGCAGCTGGGGAGGCTGGGCGGGGGCTGCCTGAGGGCAGGGGGGGCCCAGGCACTGAGCCGGTTacagtggcagcagcagcagtgacAGCAGCAGCCACAGTGGTGCCAGTCATCTCAGTGGGGTCCAGTTTATATCCAGGTCCAGGACTGGGGCATGGTCATTCCCCTGGCCTGCACCCCTACACTGCTCTACAGCCCCACCTGCCCTGCAGCCCTCAATACCTCACCCACCCAGCTCACCCTGCCCACCCAATGCCTCATATGCCCCGGCCTGCTGTCTTCCCTGTGCCCAGCTCTGCATACCCACAG GGTGTGCATCCTGCCTTCTTGGGGGCTCAGTACCCTTACTCAGTGACTCCCCCCTCACTTGCTGCCACTGCTGTGTCTTTCCCCGTCCCTTCCATGGCACCCATCACAGTACATCCCTACCACACAGAGCCAGGGCTCCCACTGCCCACCAGTGTGGCCT TGAGCAGTGTCCATCCAGCATCCACGTTTCCAGCCATCCAGGGTGCCTCGTTGCCTGCTCTGACTACACAGCCCAGTCCTCTGGTGAGCGGAGGGTTTCCACCACCCGAGGAGGAGACCCACAGTCAGCCTGTCAACCCACACAGCCTACACCACCTGCACGCTGCCTACCGTGTTG GAATGCTGGCACTGGAGATGCTGGGTCGCCGGGCACACAATGATCACCCCAACAACTTCTCCCGCTCCCCCCCCTACACTGATGATGTCAAATGGTTGCTGGGGCTGGCAGCAAAGCTGG GAGATCGTCATGGAGACGCTGCAGCGGCTGAGCCCTGCTCATGCCCACAACCACCTGCGTGCCCCGGCCTTCCACCAACTGGTGCAGCGCTGCCAGCAGGCATACATGCAG TACATTCACCACCGTTTGATTCACCTGACCCCTGCCGACTACGACGACTTTGTGAATGCGATCCGCAGTGCCCGCAGCGCCTTCTGTCTGACACCCATGGGCATGATGCAGTTCAACGACATCCTGCAGAACCTCAAGCGCAGCAAACAGACCAAGGAGCTGTGGCAGCGGGTCTCACTCGAGATGACCACCTTCTCCCCATGAGTCTGGCCCCTCTAGGGTCCTATACAGGGATACAGGCCTGTGGCTATGGGGGCCCCTCACACAGAGGGAGTGAATCTTGGCTGGACAGATCATCCCCACTCAGTTCTCTGGTAGCCCAGACTGGCAGCTGCTCTTGGGCTGTAGCTTGGGGCCAAGATGTCTCAAACCCTAGAAGCCTAGGGTTGGGGGAGACAGCCCTATCTGGGAGGGGGCATTGGGTGGCTTCTGGTATTTATTtggcatttataaatatataa